In Acidovorax sp. 106, the following proteins share a genomic window:
- a CDS encoding helix-turn-helix domain-containing protein, which translates to MPMPSIEAVAAPAPVPAPPPAAGPTQAPRTRRPVSYVDSMTPHLFVPTAQRPVRAKVRQLRADTRVMPHSHPWAQVAISTTGVIQLTVDRGTYIVPPSRALWIPPGMEHAVTMVEDAEMRTLYFHQPRGRCGPAALGERTAPHGQAAWRQCRVLEASDLLRAVVREMPTTPDDGPAPDAATLRREQHLSALLCDELARAAPVRLGVDLPHDKRLRQLCEAVLADPTRHTTLEAWAQDTGASLRTVARLFRTELGSTFTQWRQQVILAKAVSLAAGRMPMGQIAAELGYSPSAFSAMVRKSVGQPPGQFLGQR; encoded by the coding sequence ATGCCAATGCCGTCCATAGAGGCCGTTGCTGCACCTGCACCCGTACCTGCACCGCCACCGGCTGCTGGCCCCACGCAAGCTCCACGCACCAGGCGCCCTGTGTCGTATGTGGATTCGATGACTCCGCACCTGTTTGTGCCCACGGCCCAGCGCCCGGTGCGCGCCAAGGTGCGCCAGCTGAGGGCCGACACGCGGGTGATGCCGCACAGCCATCCGTGGGCGCAAGTGGCCATCTCCACCACCGGGGTGATCCAGCTCACGGTGGACCGGGGCACTTACATCGTGCCGCCATCGCGCGCGCTGTGGATACCACCGGGCATGGAGCATGCCGTGACCATGGTGGAAGACGCCGAGATGCGCACGCTGTACTTTCACCAGCCGCGCGGGCGCTGCGGCCCAGCGGCCTTGGGCGAGCGCACTGCGCCGCACGGGCAGGCAGCGTGGCGCCAGTGCCGGGTGCTAGAGGCATCCGACCTGCTGCGCGCCGTGGTACGCGAGATGCCCACCACCCCTGACGATGGCCCCGCGCCCGATGCGGCCACACTGCGGCGCGAGCAGCACCTGAGCGCCCTGCTGTGCGACGAACTGGCCCGCGCGGCCCCGGTGCGCCTGGGCGTGGACCTGCCGCACGACAAGCGCCTGCGCCAACTGTGTGAGGCGGTGCTGGCCGACCCCACCCGCCACACCACGCTGGAAGCCTGGGCACAAGACACCGGCGCCAGCCTGCGCACCGTGGCGCGGCTGTTTCGCACCGAGCTGGGCAGCACCTTCACGCAGTGGCGCCAGCAGGTGATCTTGGCCAAGGCGGTGTCGCTGGCGGCGGGCCGCATGCCCATGGGCCAGATTGCGGCGGAGCTGGGCTACAGCCCGAGTGCTTTCAGCGCGATGGTGCGCAAGTCAGTCGGGCAGCCTCCGGGGCAGTTTTTGGGGCAGCGGTGA
- a CDS encoding YnfA family protein produces MKTLLLFTLTALAEIVGCYLPWLWLKQGKPAWLLVPAAASLALFAWLLTLHDTADAGRVYAAYGGVYIGVALAWLWAVDGIRPTAWDVAGVLVALAGMAIIMLQPMK; encoded by the coding sequence ATGAAAACCCTGCTGCTCTTCACCCTCACCGCCTTGGCCGAAATCGTTGGCTGCTACCTGCCCTGGCTGTGGCTCAAGCAGGGCAAGCCGGCGTGGCTGCTGGTGCCTGCGGCGGCCAGCCTGGCGCTGTTTGCGTGGTTGCTGACGCTGCACGACACGGCGGACGCTGGGCGGGTTTACGCTGCGTATGGGGGTGTCTACATTGGCGTGGCGCTGGCCTGGCTGTGGGCGGTGGATGGCATCCGGCCCACGGCGTGGGATGTGGCCGGGGTGCTGGTGGCGCTGGCGGGCATGGCCATCATCATGCTGCAGCCGATGAAATGA
- a CDS encoding MacB family efflux pump subunit has protein sequence MDATHSAAPLIELRSVRRRYGGGEQPEVEVLRGVSLRIHAGEFVAIVGASGSGKSTLMNLLGCLDRPSSGQYLFQGQDVAGLGPDELAWLRREAFGFVFQGYHLIRSESARENVEVPAVYAGLPRSERAERASALLTRLGLAGKQHLRPTQLSGGQQQRVSIARALMNGGRIILADEPTGALDTHSGAEVMALLHELADAGHTIVLITHDREVAAQARRVIEIRDGQIVADSGAPAPVLGFEAKLASGAQEISAGSYQNNSESARAGALWAELAEAARGAWRGMRIHRTRTALTLLGIVIGVASVIVMMAVGEGAKQRVVEQMGAMGTTIMYLGATHPREGGPMGEITAQDLEALAQLPDIGAVMPVIGDPTPVRYANVERQLYVFAASEDMPRVHHWPVAQGRYYTAAEDRDMAPLVVLGHKASGQFFPDTPSPLGRHLLIGNAPFEVIGVMAERGADSGAESYDDMVFIPFQSGRARVYRAQTQPDYTVVAAASVAQVQAAEQAMRSLLLQRHGREDFAIGNPAAKLQAEAQTRNAMTLMLGLIAAVSLVVGGIGVMNVMLMTVRERTREIGIRMATGARQGDILRQFLTEAVLVTLVGGASGVAIGLVVGAALMVAGVPAIFSVTAMAGAFACAVATGLVFGYMPARRAAALDPVVALASE, from the coding sequence GTGGATGCCACCCACAGCGCCGCCCCGCTGATCGAGCTGCGCAGCGTGCGCCGCCGCTACGGCGGGGGCGAGCAGCCCGAGGTGGAGGTGCTGCGCGGCGTGTCGCTGCGCATCCACGCGGGCGAGTTCGTGGCCATCGTGGGGGCGTCGGGCTCGGGCAAGTCCACGCTCATGAACCTGCTGGGCTGCCTGGATAGGCCCAGCAGCGGCCAGTACCTGTTCCAGGGGCAGGACGTGGCGGGCCTGGGCCCCGACGAATTGGCCTGGCTGCGGCGCGAGGCGTTTGGCTTTGTCTTCCAGGGCTACCACCTCATCCGCTCGGAATCGGCCCGCGAAAACGTGGAAGTGCCCGCCGTCTATGCGGGGCTGCCGCGCAGCGAGCGGGCCGAACGCGCCAGTGCGCTACTCACCCGCCTGGGCCTGGCAGGCAAGCAGCACCTGCGGCCCACGCAGCTCTCGGGCGGGCAGCAGCAGCGGGTGTCGATTGCGCGGGCACTGATGAACGGCGGGCGCATCATCCTGGCCGACGAGCCCACGGGCGCGCTGGACACCCACAGCGGCGCCGAGGTGATGGCGCTGCTGCACGAGCTGGCCGATGCAGGCCACACCATCGTGCTCATCACCCACGACCGCGAGGTGGCCGCGCAGGCGCGCCGCGTCATCGAGATCCGCGACGGGCAGATCGTGGCCGACAGCGGTGCGCCTGCACCAGTGCTGGGGTTTGAAGCCAAATTGGCCTCTGGCGCTCAAGAAATAAGCGCTGGCAGCTATCAAAATAATAGTGAATCGGCCAGGGCAGGCGCGCTGTGGGCCGAGCTGGCAGAGGCCGCCCGCGGCGCCTGGCGCGGCATGCGCATTCACCGCACGCGGACGGCGCTCACGCTGCTGGGCATCGTCATCGGGGTGGCGTCCGTCATTGTGATGATGGCGGTAGGCGAGGGCGCCAAGCAGCGCGTGGTGGAGCAGATGGGCGCCATGGGCACCACCATCATGTACCTGGGGGCCACCCACCCGCGCGAAGGCGGGCCCATGGGCGAGATCACCGCACAAGACCTGGAGGCGCTGGCGCAGTTGCCCGACATCGGCGCCGTCATGCCCGTCATTGGCGACCCCACGCCCGTGCGCTATGCCAATGTGGAGCGCCAGCTGTACGTGTTTGCCGCCAGCGAAGACATGCCCCGCGTGCACCACTGGCCGGTGGCCCAGGGCCGCTACTACACCGCCGCCGAAGACCGCGACATGGCACCGCTGGTGGTGCTGGGGCACAAGGCCAGTGGGCAGTTCTTCCCCGACACACCCAGCCCGCTGGGCCGCCACCTGCTCATCGGCAATGCGCCGTTTGAGGTGATTGGGGTGATGGCCGAGCGCGGTGCCGACTCGGGCGCAGAGAGCTACGACGACATGGTGTTCATCCCCTTCCAGTCGGGCCGCGCCCGCGTGTACCGCGCCCAGACGCAACCCGACTACACCGTGGTGGCCGCTGCATCGGTGGCCCAGGTGCAGGCGGCCGAGCAGGCCATGCGCAGCCTGCTGCTGCAGCGCCACGGACGCGAGGACTTTGCCATTGGCAACCCCGCCGCCAAGCTGCAGGCCGAGGCGCAGACGCGCAACGCCATGACGCTGATGCTGGGGCTGATTGCCGCCGTATCGCTGGTGGTGGGCGGCATTGGTGTGATGAACGTGATGCTGATGACCGTGCGCGAACGCACGCGCGAAATCGGCATCCGCATGGCCACGGGTGCGCGCCAGGGCGACATCCTGCGGCAGTTTTTGACCGAGGCGGTGCTTGTGACGCTGGTGGGCGGTGCGTCGGGCGTGGCCATCGGGCTGGTGGTGGGCGCTGCGCTCATGGTGGCGGGTGTGCCCGCCATCTTTTCTGTCACGGCCATGGCGGGCGCGTTTGCCTGCGCCGTGGCCACGGGCCTGGTGTTTGGCTACATGCCTGCCCGCCGCGCCGCCGCGCTGGACCCGGTGGTGGCCCTGGCATCGGAGTAG
- a CDS encoding ABC transporter substrate-binding protein: protein MPLQRSLIAVVTTTAIAALGLCATPSVWAKPFKWAGSSDVQTMDIHSQNSALGNGIHAAVYESLVMFNSRTLKIEPVLALSWKEVTPTQVRFKLRQRVKFSDGSALTAEDVVYSLQRAMGKTSTYAIYTQGMDRVAKVDADTIDIFLKNPNPVLLNQLTELRVMSRAWAEKHQSLEPKDIKSKEETYSHRNAMGTGPFTLKEWVPDQRIVFTTNPHWWGTGKAEGNVTEITYTPIKSEATRIAALLSGEVDMVRDTSIQDLARVKAHPNLKVMEMVENRTVYLAMDQFRDELPGSNIKGKNPLKDLRVRKALYQAIDSATLQRVTMRGMAKPTGAIVSPLVNGWAEAVDKRLPFDAAAAKDLLAQAGYKDGFEVDFACSNNAIVQDEELCQAITSMWARVGVKAKLRTLPAVTYYPMAQRHEASIAMLSWGVPTFDALYTLQSLARTKTTGGDGNYNLGRYSNERMDYIVDRVKTETDLPVRNRLLTEGLQLHNDTIAHIPLHHQMLAWAMKKNIELVQRTDNRIDWRLIKVN from the coding sequence ATGCCACTGCAGCGTTCTCTGATTGCCGTCGTCACCACCACTGCCATTGCCGCACTGGGGCTGTGCGCCACCCCCAGCGTCTGGGCCAAGCCGTTCAAATGGGCGGGTTCCAGCGACGTCCAGACTATGGACATCCACTCGCAAAACAGCGCCCTGGGTAATGGCATCCACGCGGCGGTGTACGAGTCGTTGGTCATGTTCAACAGCCGCACCCTCAAGATCGAGCCCGTGCTCGCGCTGTCGTGGAAAGAAGTCACACCCACGCAAGTGCGCTTCAAGCTGCGCCAGCGCGTGAAGTTCAGCGACGGCTCGGCCCTTACCGCCGAAGACGTGGTCTATTCGCTGCAACGCGCCATGGGCAAAACCTCCACCTATGCCATCTACACCCAGGGCATGGACCGCGTCGCCAAGGTCGATGCCGACACCATCGACATCTTCTTGAAAAACCCCAACCCCGTGCTGCTCAACCAGTTGACCGAGCTGCGCGTGATGAGCCGGGCCTGGGCCGAAAAGCACCAGTCGCTGGAGCCTAAGGACATCAAGAGCAAAGAAGAGACGTACTCGCACCGCAACGCCATGGGCACCGGGCCCTTCACCCTCAAGGAATGGGTGCCCGACCAGCGCATCGTCTTCACCACCAACCCCCACTGGTGGGGCACCGGCAAGGCCGAAGGCAACGTCACCGAAATCACCTACACCCCCATCAAATCCGAAGCCACGCGCATTGCCGCGCTGCTCTCGGGCGAGGTGGACATGGTGCGCGACACCAGCATCCAGGACCTGGCCCGCGTCAAGGCCCACCCGAACCTCAAAGTCATGGAGATGGTGGAAAACCGCACCGTGTACCTGGCCATGGACCAGTTCCGCGACGAGCTGCCCGGCAGCAACATCAAGGGCAAAAACCCGCTCAAAGACCTGCGCGTGCGCAAAGCCCTGTACCAGGCCATCGACAGCGCCACGTTGCAGCGCGTGACCATGCGCGGCATGGCCAAGCCCACGGGGGCCATCGTCTCGCCCCTGGTCAACGGCTGGGCTGAAGCCGTGGACAAGCGCCTGCCCTTTGATGCCGCCGCCGCCAAAGACCTGCTGGCCCAGGCGGGCTACAAAGACGGCTTTGAGGTGGACTTTGCCTGCAGCAACAACGCCATCGTGCAAGACGAGGAGCTGTGCCAGGCCATCACCTCCATGTGGGCGCGCGTGGGCGTCAAGGCCAAGCTGCGCACACTGCCCGCCGTCACCTACTACCCCATGGCGCAGCGGCACGAGGCCAGCATTGCCATGCTCAGCTGGGGCGTGCCCACGTTTGACGCGCTCTACACCCTGCAGTCCCTCGCCCGCACCAAAACCACCGGGGGCGACGGCAACTACAACCTGGGCCGCTACAGCAACGAGCGCATGGACTACATCGTGGACCGCGTGAAGACCGAAACCGACCTGCCCGTGCGCAACCGCCTGCTCACCGAAGGCCTGCAACTGCACAACGACACCATTGCCCACATCCCGCTGCACCACCAGATGCTGGCCTGGGCCATGAAGAAAAACATCGAACTGGTGCAGCGCACCGACAACCGCATCGACTGGCGGCTGATCAAGGTGAATTGA
- a CDS encoding tetratricopeptide repeat protein has translation MSRWITAACLGTALLANAAWAGTAEGVRAYDKGQFTQALKELQPAAQAGDAEAQFHLGLMYDFGRAVPVDHVKAAALYRKAADQGHADAQYHLAVSYDDGEGVPQDYKQAVFWYTKAANQGLAKAQYNLGVSYDKGEGVAKDHKIAAQWYRKAADQGDSDAQYNLGVAYDDGEGVEQDHKQAVTWYRKAAAQGHSRAQFNLAVSYDDGEGVAQDKKQAVHWYTKAAEQGDADAQQNLSVMYAKGEGVPRDAAKSRYWARKARESRARDEN, from the coding sequence ATGTCTCGCTGGATCACCGCCGCCTGCCTGGGCACCGCACTGCTCGCCAACGCGGCCTGGGCGGGCACCGCCGAGGGCGTGCGCGCCTACGACAAGGGCCAGTTCACCCAGGCCCTGAAAGAGCTGCAACCTGCCGCCCAAGCGGGCGACGCCGAAGCGCAGTTCCACCTGGGCCTGATGTACGACTTTGGCCGCGCTGTGCCGGTAGACCACGTCAAGGCCGCAGCCCTGTACCGCAAGGCTGCAGACCAGGGCCACGCGGATGCGCAATACCACTTGGCCGTGTCCTACGACGACGGCGAAGGCGTGCCACAAGACTACAAACAAGCCGTCTTCTGGTACACCAAGGCCGCCAACCAAGGGCTGGCCAAGGCCCAGTACAACCTGGGCGTCTCGTACGACAAGGGCGAAGGCGTGGCCAAGGATCACAAGATCGCTGCCCAGTGGTACCGCAAGGCCGCAGACCAGGGCGACTCTGACGCCCAATACAACCTGGGCGTGGCCTACGACGACGGCGAAGGCGTCGAACAAGACCACAAGCAGGCCGTCACCTGGTACCGCAAAGCCGCAGCCCAAGGCCACTCGCGCGCGCAATTCAACCTGGCCGTGTCTTATGACGACGGCGAAGGCGTAGCGCAAGACAAGAAGCAGGCTGTGCACTGGTACACCAAGGCCGCCGAACAAGGCGACGCCGATGCCCAGCAAAACCTGTCGGTCATGTACGCCAAGGGCGAAGGCGTGCCCCGCGACGCCGCCAAGTCCCGCTACTGGGCCCGCAAGGCGCGTGAATCACGGGCGCGGGACGAGAATTGA
- a CDS encoding AAA family ATPase: MAKRTKPYLLHASIRPDADVDYESYPFSIPAVREIGNIDFHPNVTFFVGENGSGKSTVMEGIAIALGFGAEGGTKNVRFQSAGSLSELHDSLRLARGVPKPRDEYFLRAESFFNVASYMDEIGYLEGYGGKSLHTQSHGESFMAVLLNKLRGNGIYLLDEPEAALSPSRQLAALSAIHQLVEDHSQFIIATHSPILLSYPNAKIIQFDKSGISEVAFEDTEHLAVTRDFLNNYPRRLEQLFRDDTDA, translated from the coding sequence ATGGCGAAACGTACCAAGCCCTATCTGCTTCACGCGTCAATCCGCCCGGATGCAGATGTCGACTACGAGAGCTATCCGTTCAGCATTCCCGCTGTCCGCGAGATCGGAAATATCGACTTCCATCCAAACGTCACCTTCTTCGTCGGAGAGAACGGCTCTGGCAAATCGACGGTCATGGAAGGCATCGCCATCGCACTCGGCTTCGGAGCTGAAGGCGGCACAAAGAATGTGCGCTTCCAATCAGCAGGCTCACTATCTGAGCTTCACGACAGCCTACGCCTTGCGCGTGGCGTGCCGAAGCCGCGTGATGAGTACTTTCTTCGAGCTGAAAGTTTCTTCAATGTCGCAAGCTACATGGATGAAATAGGCTACCTAGAAGGCTATGGTGGGAAGTCCCTGCACACCCAGTCTCATGGCGAGTCATTCATGGCAGTGCTTCTAAACAAACTGCGTGGCAACGGCATCTACCTTCTAGATGAACCCGAAGCCGCCCTATCCCCCAGTCGGCAGCTTGCCGCACTCAGCGCAATCCACCAGCTTGTAGAAGATCACTCGCAGTTCATCATCGCAACTCACTCGCCCATACTGCTTTCTTATCCAAACGCGAAGATCATTCAGTTCGATAAGTCCGGCATCAGCGAGGTCGCTTTTGAAGACACGGAGCACTTGGCTGTGACCCGAGACTTTCTCAACAACTATCCAAGACGCCTTGAGCAATTGTTCCGAGATGACACAGACGCCTAA
- a CDS encoding MFS transporter — MTTATSSKSSPASPASPGTANAVPLRQDARTIGLVGLAHGSSHFFHMLLPPLFPWLIAEFGFSYSELGLLVSVFFVISGVGQALSGFLVDRIGARPIMFFALSSFAAAGLVAGTAQGYVGLVVAAALAGLGNAPFHPVDFTILNKRVSPQRLGHGFAVHGISGNLGWATAPVFMAGIATATGSWRTASLSGAAIALLVLAIMVIHRDALDDRKGEWAHHAKGAGAQAAKAEHPMAFLKLPSVWLCFSFFFWSTCALSAIQSFASPALQSMYGLPLSLTAMVVTGYMLCGAGGMVVGGFLVGRVQRLEKVISVCLLGSALLLALVGTGLLPGIAALVVASIAGLGTGLAGPSRDMLIKRAAPPGATGRVYGTVYSGLDLGFCLSAPVFGAMLDHGMTSGIFFGSAATLALSVVSAALVGVGLAARLARPAAVAAG, encoded by the coding sequence ATGACCACCGCTACCTCCAGCAAATCCTCCCCAGCAAGCCCTGCAAGCCCCGGCACAGCCAACGCCGTGCCGCTGCGGCAAGACGCCCGCACCATCGGCCTCGTCGGGCTGGCCCACGGCAGCTCGCACTTCTTTCACATGCTGCTGCCGCCGCTGTTCCCCTGGCTCATTGCAGAGTTCGGCTTCAGCTACTCTGAGCTGGGCTTGCTGGTGTCGGTGTTCTTCGTCATCTCGGGCGTGGGGCAGGCGCTGTCGGGCTTTCTGGTCGATCGCATCGGCGCGCGGCCCATCATGTTCTTTGCGCTGTCCAGCTTTGCAGCCGCAGGGCTGGTGGCGGGCACGGCCCAGGGCTATGTGGGGTTGGTGGTTGCAGCGGCCTTGGCCGGGCTGGGCAATGCGCCCTTCCACCCGGTGGACTTCACCATCTTGAACAAGCGCGTGTCCCCCCAGCGCCTGGGCCACGGGTTTGCCGTGCACGGCATCAGCGGCAACCTGGGCTGGGCCACGGCGCCGGTGTTCATGGCGGGCATTGCCACGGCCACCGGCTCGTGGCGCACAGCCAGCCTCAGCGGCGCCGCAATCGCACTGCTGGTGCTGGCCATCATGGTCATCCACCGTGATGCGCTGGACGACCGCAAGGGCGAGTGGGCGCACCATGCCAAGGGCGCGGGCGCCCAGGCCGCCAAGGCGGAACACCCCATGGCTTTTCTGAAGCTGCCCTCGGTGTGGCTGTGCTTCTCGTTCTTTTTCTGGAGCACCTGCGCGCTCAGCGCCATCCAAAGCTTTGCCAGCCCCGCGCTGCAGTCCATGTACGGCTTGCCCCTGAGCCTGACGGCCATGGTGGTCACCGGCTACATGCTGTGCGGCGCGGGTGGCATGGTGGTGGGCGGCTTTCTGGTGGGCCGCGTTCAGCGGCTGGAGAAGGTCATCTCGGTCTGCCTGCTCGGCTCTGCCTTGCTGCTGGCGCTGGTGGGCACAGGGCTGTTGCCCGGCATCGCCGCACTGGTGGTGGCCTCCATCGCTGGCCTGGGCACCGGCCTGGCCGGCCCCTCGCGCGACATGCTCATCAAACGCGCCGCCCCGCCCGGTGCCACCGGCCGCGTCTACGGCACTGTGTACTCGGGCCTGGACCTCGGCTTTTGCCTGTCCGCCCCCGTGTTCGGCGCCATGCTTGACCATGGCATGACCTCGGGCATCTTCTTTGGCTCTGCCGCTACGCTGGCGCTGAGCGTGGTGTCTGCGGCGTTGGTGGGGGTGGGGCTGGCAGCACGCTTGGCGCGGCCTGCGGCGGTGGCGGCGGGGTGA
- a CDS encoding EAL domain-containing protein, with protein MNDTRSPFPESEVTSSELERLRAAVHRAEQAERLQRALFAISELSSSDLEMPHMLQQLHAIVGSLMYARNLFMALYDEGSDSLDFIYMVDEATPDLHQSGQRIAMADYAQALTWYLVRDGLPRRGSMQALAQQVPGPLRARGANAQDWLGVPLREGSHVRGALVVQSYDEPNRYGPEEQALLEFVASHLLTAVQRKQTQQSLEQAVLVGTAELARANQALVAEVARRQRGERLQAALYRIAERANDMGSMDDFYRAVHDIVGDLINARNCYIALVSEDGQALHFPYYVDEQGGKGVTRRMGRGLTEYVLRTRKPLLVSRAEADELIAQGIFQTAGPRADSWLGVPLVCDGRALGVIAVQSYLADVAYSDRDRLLLSFVSHQIASSLVRRRTTESLQRANAELAQRVAERTGQLQEQIAVRERVEAQLQHQGLHDALTGLPNRSYLLERLTWLQARLQRHSLRRFAVMFVDVDRFKLINESMGHEAGDAVLREIGKRLQATLGDSDMIARVGGDEFAVLVNDAHTLEAAVRLARRMLQTLDEPMVIEGNQLFASVSIGIMLCDQPTAAATDLLRNADTAMYRAKVNGRRRFELYDAHLHSDALRVLTLENALWSALKQHQFVPHFQPIVSLKDGQVLGYEALVRWQHPTEGLLAPADFLQVAEDSGSMEAIDWQIFAAASQAIAVQRDFTGYLGLNVAPRHFRNPQFCQQLLDMLKAAGLPPSRLCLEITEGALIDDPERTCDLLNELRSHGMSLALDDFGTGYSSLGYLHRFPLLTLKIDRSFVAPLTATPPASDSASAAVVRAVVALAGSLGLSVVAEGIETQAQADALCALGCHLGQGFLFATPGPLPAP; from the coding sequence ATGAACGACACGCGCTCCCCGTTTCCAGAATCAGAGGTCACCTCCAGCGAATTGGAGCGCCTGCGTGCCGCAGTGCACCGGGCCGAACAGGCAGAGCGCTTGCAGCGTGCGCTGTTTGCGATCTCCGAGCTGTCCAGCTCCGACCTGGAAATGCCCCACATGCTGCAGCAGTTGCACGCCATCGTGGGCTCACTCATGTACGCACGCAACCTGTTCATGGCGCTGTACGACGAAGGCAGCGACAGCCTGGACTTCATCTACATGGTGGACGAAGCCACCCCAGACCTGCACCAGAGCGGCCAGCGCATTGCCATGGCCGATTACGCCCAGGCCCTGACCTGGTACCTGGTACGCGACGGTCTGCCCCGGCGCGGCTCCATGCAGGCCCTGGCGCAGCAGGTGCCCGGCCCCTTGCGGGCACGGGGCGCCAATGCGCAGGACTGGCTGGGCGTGCCCCTGCGCGAGGGTAGCCATGTGCGCGGCGCCCTGGTGGTGCAAAGCTACGACGAACCCAACCGCTACGGCCCCGAGGAGCAAGCGCTGCTGGAGTTTGTGGCCAGCCACCTGCTCACCGCCGTGCAGCGCAAGCAAACCCAGCAATCGCTGGAGCAGGCCGTGCTGGTGGGTACCGCAGAGTTGGCCCGTGCCAACCAGGCCCTGGTGGCCGAGGTGGCCCGCCGCCAGCGCGGCGAGCGGCTGCAAGCCGCCCTCTACCGCATTGCCGAGCGTGCCAACGACATGGGCAGCATGGATGACTTCTACCGCGCTGTGCATGACATCGTGGGCGACCTCATCAATGCCCGCAACTGCTACATCGCTCTGGTGTCGGAGGACGGGCAGGCGCTGCACTTTCCTTACTACGTGGACGAGCAGGGCGGCAAAGGCGTCACCCGGCGCATGGGCCGGGGCCTGACCGAATACGTGCTGCGCACGCGCAAACCGCTGCTCGTGAGCCGGGCCGAGGCCGATGAACTCATCGCCCAGGGCATCTTCCAGACGGCGGGGCCGCGTGCCGACTCTTGGCTGGGCGTGCCGCTGGTGTGCGATGGGCGGGCACTGGGCGTGATTGCCGTGCAAAGCTACCTGGCCGATGTCGCGTACTCCGACCGCGACCGCCTGCTGCTGAGCTTTGTATCGCACCAGATCGCCAGCAGCCTGGTGCGCCGGCGCACCACCGAATCGCTGCAGCGGGCCAATGCCGAGCTCGCGCAGCGGGTGGCCGAGCGCACCGGCCAACTGCAAGAGCAGATCGCCGTGCGCGAGCGGGTCGAGGCCCAGCTGCAGCACCAGGGGCTGCACGATGCGCTCACCGGCCTGCCCAACCGCAGCTACCTGCTCGAGCGCCTGACCTGGCTGCAGGCGCGGCTGCAGCGCCACAGCCTGCGCCGCTTTGCGGTGATGTTTGTGGACGTGGACCGTTTCAAACTCATCAACGAAAGCATGGGCCACGAGGCGGGCGACGCCGTGCTGCGGGAGATCGGCAAGCGCCTGCAGGCGACCTTGGGCGACTCCGACATGATTGCCCGCGTGGGCGGCGATGAGTTTGCTGTGCTGGTCAACGATGCCCACACCCTGGAAGCCGCAGTGCGCCTGGCGCGGCGCATGCTGCAGACCCTGGACGAACCCATGGTGATCGAAGGCAATCAGCTGTTTGCCTCCGTCAGCATTGGCATCATGCTGTGCGACCAACCCACTGCGGCCGCCACCGATTTGCTGCGCAACGCCGACACGGCCATGTACCGCGCCAAGGTCAATGGCCGGCGCCGGTTTGAGCTGTACGACGCGCACCTGCACAGCGATGCCCTGCGCGTGCTGACCCTGGAGAACGCACTGTGGTCGGCCCTCAAGCAACACCAGTTTGTGCCGCACTTCCAGCCCATCGTGTCGCTCAAAGACGGACAGGTGTTGGGCTATGAGGCCCTGGTGCGCTGGCAGCACCCCACCGAAGGCCTGCTGGCCCCAGCCGACTTTTTGCAGGTGGCCGAAGACAGCGGCAGCATGGAGGCCATCGACTGGCAGATTTTTGCCGCCGCCAGCCAGGCCATTGCCGTCCAGAGAGACTTCACCGGCTACCTGGGCCTGAACGTGGCGCCGCGCCACTTTCGCAACCCACAGTTTTGCCAGCAACTGCTGGACATGCTCAAAGCGGCGGGCCTGCCGCCCTCGCGCCTGTGCCTGGAGATCACCGAAGGCGCACTCATCGACGACCCCGAGCGCACCTGCGACCTGCTCAACGAGCTGCGCAGCCACGGCATGTCGTTGGCGCTGGACGACTTCGGCACGGGCTACTCGTCGCTCGGTTACCTGCACCGCTTTCCACTGCTCACGCTCAAGATCGACCGCAGCTTTGTCGCCCCTTTGACGGCCACCCCGCCCGCCAGCGACAGCGCCAGCGCCGCCGTGGTGCGCGCCGTGGTGGCTCTGGCAGGCTCGCTGGGCCTGAGCGTGGTGGCCGAAGGCATCGAAACCCAGGCCCAGGCCGACGCCCTGTGCGCCCTGGGCTGCCACCTGGGGCAGGGCTTCTTGTTTGCCACGCCAGGGCCGTTGCCTGCTCCCTGA
- a CDS encoding Fur family transcriptional regulator, whose protein sequence is MSQHSVLQHLRRAGLRPTVARIAILQVVQAAPAPGIDADDAYLRLLERGTRASLSTVYRTFAQLQSAGLLQAVSAPPPQGALAAGRVRTLYRWGGACSGPRRPASTSIKRPPHV, encoded by the coding sequence TTGTCGCAACACAGCGTTTTGCAGCACCTGCGCCGCGCCGGCCTGCGGCCCACCGTGGCGCGCATTGCCATCTTGCAGGTGGTGCAGGCCGCGCCAGCGCCCGGCATCGACGCAGACGATGCCTATCTGCGCTTGCTCGAGCGTGGCACGCGCGCCAGCCTCAGCACGGTGTACCGCACCTTCGCCCAGTTGCAATCCGCCGGGTTGCTGCAGGCGGTGTCGGCACCGCCGCCGCAGGGGGCATTGGCAGCCGGGCGTGTGCGCACCCTGTACCGATGGGGCGGGGCTTGCAGTGGCCCCCGCCGACCGGCCAGCACATCCATAAAAAGGCCGCCCCATGTGTGA